The genomic interval CTTTATGAGGAAGTTCGCTCAGAATCGCCAAAGCACCTGAAATATTTTCTATACTGTTAACTTTTTTATTTGTTGAAGAATTCATCACTGCATCCAGCGCGCTTGCATACGCAAGGATGTTTTGTTCAGGGTCGTTGATGATAGCATCAGTTGTAATTCCTGAAAGATTAGAAATCAGCACAAGGTTATTGCTGAAATAATTTTTGCCGTCAAGCACCAAACCCATTACCCCATAAGCATTGGGCATGCCCATGCAGTTTTCAGAATCACCTGCATTGTGGCTGATGTGATGCATGCGTGAGTTGGTGTACGCCACCGCTTCCAGCACTCCTGTAGGAATGTTCGGATACTGCTGATAGGCTTCCTGAAAATAAGAAGCGTATTCCTGTTCAGCGAGAGAAGCCATTTTCTCATTTTGCGCTAACGCAAAGAATGAAGAGAGTGCTAATGCTGAGAAAAGAAGATTAGTTTTTTTCATTTGAGAACGGTGTTGGTTTTTTCTTTGAATGAGATTTCTTGTGTAAAGGAAAGTCCGATAAATACCAAAAGCAAGTTTTACTACCTGTATATCTTAGGATTCTAAGCATCCAATCTTACCACATCTAACTGTAAATTTCTACGGAAAAGCTTCCTTGGAGGCGACAGGATATGGGGGGTGTATCGCAGATTAACACAGAACGTCAAAACTCCCAGGCAATTAACTGTTTCACTTCCTCTGCCGAAAGCGGTTTCACTTCTTTCAATTCATCCGTTGACTGATATTTTTCTTTCAGGAATTTTAAGGATGGTAAAATCCATTGTTTGCTTTCTTCATTCAAATTATCAATCAGTAGTGAAATCTGATAGAGTGAAGTAAGTTTTTCAAAAAACAGTTGAGCAGACGCTTCTTTTTCATCCTGCGATAAACCATTTAGTTTTTCTGAGAAGGCAATTAGTTGCATTAGTTCTGCGTTTAACCAACTGCCGAATTCAGAATTACTTTTTGCGCTTTCGGTAATTTCCTCACAAAGAATTTCAAAGCCCTTTGATTTCGCCATGGCGCGCAGCATATCCAGAATAATAATGTTTCCCGATCCTTCCCAAATAGGCAGCACCATTACATCGCGCATGAGTTTGGGCATCACAAAATCTTCAATGTATCCGTTTCCGCCCATCAGCTCCATGCTTTCTCTCGTAATATACACACCCGTTTCAGCCGACCATTTTTTGGTGAGCGGATTAATAAAGCGGAACAATTCTTTTTCTCTTTCATTTCCTGCATCAGCCAAATCAAGTGACCGGATGGCGCGCCACACCAGATAAAAATTAGCCACATTCAATGCACCCAATTCAGTGAACTTGGTGCGGATCAAAGAATGTTCAAGAGCAATCTTTCCGAAAGTTTTTCTGTGCGCTAAAAACTGATACGCCTCAATCAACGCTCTTCGAGAGCATGCAAGCGCAGCCATTGAATTATACAGGCGTGAAAGATTTATCATTTCTGTCATCACCTTGAATCCTTCAAATTCATTTCCCACTAATTTTCCGACTGAATCGGTGAGTATACATTCAGCCGTAGCCATGGAGCGCACGCCTAATTTGTCTTTGATGCGGATAATGTCAATCGGATTTCTTTCGCCAGAAGGCAAATGCTTTTCCACTAAAAAAATAGAAAGTCCTTTTGTGCCTTTGACGGTTGAATCGGTTCGTGCCAATGCGAAGATCAAGTCGGCATTTGCGTTGCTGCAAAACCATTTTTCTCCATTGAGTAAATATTTTTTTTCTTCCTGATGATTGGCAACGGAAATATTTGCTCCTACATCAGAGCCGCCCGTTTTTTCGGTGAGAAACATGGCTCCTGTGAAAAAATCACCGGCATTGTCAGTATAAATATGCGGCAGCAAGCGGTTTTTGTCTTCTTCATCGCAGAATAAATCAATCAGGCGCGCCACGCCATCGGTCATGCACAGCGGGCAATATTGCCCGCACTCGCTCATGGAATAAATATATCCTGCGGAAAAACCAAGCCGTTGTTTTTCATCGTCAAATTTATTTCTCAGCTCAGGATTCCATTTTACACGGAACATTTCTGACTTCACTGCGATTTTCATCAACTCCCCGTATGACGGATGAAATCGAATTTCATTGATGTTTTCCCCGAGAGAATTTCTTTTTATTAATTCAGGAGTAAATTTATCGGCAAGCAGAGAAAGCTCGTTCATTTTTCCTGCGGCTTCTTTTCCAAGTGAATCTAATTTATCGTGCATATATTTTAGGCCGCTTACAGAAACCTGGCTCTTGAAATAGTTTCTGAAAATTTTATCGCTCAGATAAAAATTGCTGCTTACCCGATACGAATCATCGAGCACTTTATTTTTTTCGGCTTGATAACGGGAATGAGAAACGGCAGTTTTCATTTTATAGGGATTTAGGGCAACTCACTTTATGATCTTTGTAAAGTGGTAGTAATTACAAGTTTTTTACTTCACCACCGTTACCGTGCCGATATAATTGTATTCTTTTTTGAACACACTGGTAAATTTCACTTTCCAGACATACACATCTCCCTGCACAATGTTATTCGAATTTCCTCCTCTTACTTTTCCGTTCCACCAGCAGGGCTGGGTTTGAGGCAGCCCGTTTACCTTGCATTGGAAAATAAGATTTCCCCAGCGGTCGAAAATCCACATTTCGTAGTTGGTGATGCCGATTCCCACTCCAAAGAAAAACTCATTGGTGCCATCTGCATTCGGGGTAAATGCGCTGGGAATGTAAAAAGTAAAATCCTTTACAGGAATCGGATGCTGAATCGTATCAATGCATCCGTGGTCTGATACAACAACGAGTGTAACCAAATAAATTCCTGTATCGGAATAAAGATGAATGGGATATTGAAGCACTGCCGTATTGCTGTCTCCAAAGTTCCACCACCATTGGACAATGTTGGCGTTGGTGGATAAATCATTGAACTGAACGGGGTCGGTGAACGTAGCGTTAGGACCGGGATCGTAAGAAAATTCAGCCAGTGGCAGCGGAAACACCACCACAGAGAGCACAAGCAAACTTGTGCAGTTATTATTTGAAGTGCAACTGAGCGTTACGTTATAGTTTCCGGAAGAAGCGTACACATGCGTGGGATTCTGAAGCGAAGAAGAATTACCGTCTCCGAAATTCCAGTTCCAGCCGGTAATGCTTCCGGCAGGAATGAAAGACAGGTCATAGAAAGGAGTGGTATCGTTCTGGCAAACGCTGTCTGCCTTAAAATTCACAACAGGGATGGGATAAACCGTAACTGTATCGGTGATGGTGTCTTTGCAGCCACCCGATGAAGTAACGATGAGCGTTGCCATATAGGTTCCGTAGCCGAGATAGGTATGCGAAGGGTTTTGAAAGCTGGAAGTGTTGCCGTCACCAAAAGCCCAATCCCACTGGAGGATGTTTCCCGCTGGAACGGAAGAAAGGTCCGTGAAAACTGTAGGCGAGTTAAGGCATTCGTTGGAAACAGTGAAAGCAGCAACGGGCAGAGGCATGACAACAACCGGAAGAATGGTGGTGGTCTGGCAACCGCTGTCTGAAGTTGTGGTAAGAACTACCATGAACGTTCCGGCTGCGGTGTAGGTGTGGCTGGGATTCTGCAAGTTGGAAATATTATTCGGACCGGAATTTGGGTCGGCAAAATTCCAGCCCCATGTGGTGATAGTTCCGGAAGTAATAGTTGTGCCATCCGTGAAAGAGGTTGGATTGCCGAGGCATACGGTAGTGGAAGAAAAATTAGTAGCAGGAAGGGGATTAATTGTAATTGGTTGTTGCAATGTATCAGTGCATCCGAAGGCGCTTGTGACGATGAGCGTAACGGTAAAAGTTCCAGAAGTATTATAGGTGTGAGATGGATTCTGCAGAAGAGTATCTGTTCCATCGCCAAAATTCCAATTCCAATTAGTGATTGTTCCGTTTGCGATGGTTGACTGGTCGGTAAAAATTGCAGGGTTGTTGAAGCAAACATTTGGCGCTGTGAAAGCAGGAACAGGAATGGGCTGTATGTTAACAGGTATAGTGAATGAATCAATACAAGGAAACCCATAAACACTATCATACACAACGGTAAG from Bacteroidota bacterium carries:
- a CDS encoding acyl-CoA dehydrogenase family protein yields the protein MKTAVSHSRYQAEKNKVLDDSYRVSSNFYLSDKIFRNYFKSQVSVSGLKYMHDKLDSLGKEAAGKMNELSLLADKFTPELIKRNSLGENINEIRFHPSYGELMKIAVKSEMFRVKWNPELRNKFDDEKQRLGFSAGYIYSMSECGQYCPLCMTDGVARLIDLFCDEEDKNRLLPHIYTDNAGDFFTGAMFLTEKTGGSDVGANISVANHQEEKKYLLNGEKWFCSNANADLIFALARTDSTVKGTKGLSIFLVEKHLPSGERNPIDIIRIKDKLGVRSMATAECILTDSVGKLVGNEFEGFKVMTEMINLSRLYNSMAALACSRRALIEAYQFLAHRKTFGKIALEHSLIRTKFTELGALNVANFYLVWRAIRSLDLADAGNEREKELFRFINPLTKKWSAETGVYITRESMELMGGNGYIEDFVMPKLMRDVMVLPIWEGSGNIIILDMLRAMAKSKGFEILCEEITESAKSNSEFGSWLNAELMQLIAFSEKLNGLSQDEKEASAQLFFEKLTSLYQISLLIDNLNEESKQWILPSLKFLKEKYQSTDELKEVKPLSAEEVKQLIAWEF